Proteins from a genomic interval of Rhipicephalus microplus isolate Deutch F79 chromosome 6, USDA_Rmic, whole genome shotgun sequence:
- the fs(2)ltoPP43 gene encoding female sterile (2) ltoPP43, whose product MTTAVRIKRKADESPAEAIVLATKKSKAADTEGEPAQNFTFQYAGTVDTLGDVEAAIEQVKEASRHRTDPKIHPVDVLSKLRTEHRSASKESRLRLLLQHRAILEKLGSEEITDENLEAPRKSSHSLFRLYDAFDEDESKDAKEKERANEGTSEVSCNDVPMVRETVKDTAVNTDYVYDVYFNDLHCDFMGEDEFSLFRCGPPDFFARDHDTAYDSDTGFDALNGEDSDDSNAEDNWRNDYPDEEPHFRGEPELDDTFFDQFDTSVVSHRLDHLNFFDDDRLLEEDDPPAEEV is encoded by the coding sequence ATGACCACCGCCGTGAGGATCAAGCGCAAAGCAGACGAGAGCCCTGCGGAAGCCATCGTTCTGGCCACAAAGAAATCGAAGGCCGCCGACACCGAGGGCGAGCCCGCTCAGAACTTCACGTTTCAGTACGCCGGAACCGTCGACACTCTTGGCGACGTCGAGGCGGCTATCGAGCAGGTGAAAGAGGCAAGCCGTCACAGGACAGACCCAAAGATCCACCCAGTTGACGTGCTGTCAAAGCTGAGAACGGAACATCGTTCAGCCAGTAAAGAAAGCCGCCTGCGCTTGCTACTGCAGCACCGGGCGATACTCGAGAAGCTTGGCTCGGAAGAAATCACCGACGAAAACTTGGAGGCTCCGCGCAAGTCTTCGCACAGCTTGTTTCGTCTTTACGACGCGTTCGATGAAGACGAGAGCAAGGACGCGAAGGAAAAGGAGCGAGCAAACGAAGGCACTTCGGAGGTGTCGTGTAATGACGTTCCTATGGTTCGGGAGACAGTCAAGGACACAGCGGTGAATACTGATTACGTGTACGACGTGTACTTTAACGACCTCCATTGCGACTTCATGGGTGAGGACGAGTTCAGCCTGTTCCGTTGCGGTCCACCCGATTTCTTCGCAAGGGACCACGACACCGCGTATGACTCCGATACTGGCTTTGATGCTCTCAATGGGGAAGACAGTGATGACAGCAATGCCGAGGATAACTGGAGGAACGACTACCCAGACGAAGAACCCCACTTCCGAGGGGAACCAGAGTTGGATGACACCTTCTTCGATCAGTTCGACACAAGCGTTGTGAGCCATCGGCTAGATCACCTGAACTTCTTTGACGACGATAGGTTACTGGAGGAGGATGATCCTCCAGCTGAGGAAGTCTAA